The Hominilimicola fabiformis DNA window TCTACAAGGTCGATAAATGCGTTAAGCTTTGTATTATGACCTGTCAATTCGATAGTCAAAGTGTTAGGTGAAATATCAACTATCTTTGCTCTGAATACGTTTGTAATTTCGATAACTTCACTTCTTGTCTTAGGTGTAACCTTAACTTTTACAAGTGAAAGTCCTCTCTTTACGATTTCGCTGTCACGAAGTGTCTTAATTTTGATAACTTCCATAATCTTTGAAAGCTGTTTTGACACTTGTTCGACAATTTGTGCATCGCCGTTCACTT harbors:
- the ilvN gene encoding acetolactate synthase small subunit gives rise to the protein MERYTLSVLVENNPGVLSRVVGLFSRRGFNIHSLSVGTTQDPQVSRITIEVNGDAQIVEQVSKQLSKIMEVIKIKTLRDSEIVKRGLSLVKVKVTPKTRSEVIEITNVFRAKIVDISPNTLTIELTGHNTKLNAFIDLVEPYGIEEIARTGMTALERGANTLKLDK